The Nocardioides campestrisoli genome includes a window with the following:
- a CDS encoding DUF4153 domain-containing protein, producing MSTPTLSPWRSIRTRLGVLVGLSVLVAALVAAFGRENGVPPWLSLPVTVLLALSVAQLLAAGMLAPLREMTVAAQRLAQGDHGIRVVAPHGDEVGQLASAFNAMADDLARVDAERRDLVATVSHELRTPVAALQAQLENLVDGVVPADERHLQGALDSTVRLGGLLADLLALSRLEAGVVDLDPVPVGLAALVHECADQLRGSGRPVRVEVDVPTDLTVWVDPARVRQLLVNVLDNAARHSPEGASVTVLAGAGADIASQQVAAGAPPAEPGWWLEVRDLGPGVPPADRERVFERFGTDPAGGGTGLGLAISRWVARLHGGTLRFHEPTQGRGARLRLELPARPPSRTAQVPEAQPPSPSSPVTSTVAPTSWRPAGSTSGSTSGSTGVPVSALDQLFGRVWPENAPAADLRPVAGALAVGVLAGALMTFSGPGLSWAVVLMLAGVCAWLSSPVRTRPFTLTCSLLAAGLVAMLAVRAADGLAVLGVLAAAGVFLSGVTRARTFRGFLLSGMAWPAAGLRGLPWFGRTLRLVGARGRGPVLARTVLLSLLGAAVFGLLFASADRTFARWMDALVPDADFDDAVVRGFVTLTVFAMTLAAAYLARNPARVDPTSTAGPVARSQWEWLAPLLVVDLVFAVFVLAQARVVLGGHDYVRRTAGLSYADYAHQGFGQLVVATALTLVVIWAAARRVSPRASDRLLFRAAAGLLGVLALAVVGAAVSRMAVYQDAYGFTTLRLVVTVFEAWLGLVVLAVLVLGVLGVATWVPRLALLTGASTLLGLLVLNPDAWVAGRNIDRYQESGWLDTDYLAHLSDDAVPVLVERLPADLARCVLLLHQERAGSPEGGRDGGGWRWDPAWTWGDDRAERALSSLTADGQPDPVRCQSVLPAPGP from the coding sequence GTGAGCACGCCGACCCTGTCGCCGTGGAGGTCGATCCGGACCCGGCTCGGGGTCCTGGTCGGGCTCTCGGTGCTGGTGGCGGCGCTGGTGGCCGCGTTCGGCCGCGAGAACGGCGTCCCGCCCTGGCTGAGCCTTCCGGTGACCGTGCTGCTCGCGCTGTCGGTGGCCCAGCTGCTAGCGGCCGGGATGCTGGCGCCGCTGCGTGAGATGACCGTGGCGGCCCAGCGGCTGGCCCAGGGCGACCACGGCATCCGGGTGGTGGCTCCCCACGGCGACGAGGTCGGTCAGCTGGCCTCGGCGTTCAACGCGATGGCCGACGACCTGGCTCGGGTGGACGCCGAACGGCGGGACCTGGTGGCCACGGTCTCCCACGAGCTGCGCACGCCCGTGGCCGCACTCCAGGCCCAGCTGGAGAACCTGGTGGACGGGGTCGTCCCCGCGGACGAGAGGCACCTCCAGGGTGCCTTGGACAGCACGGTGCGGCTCGGGGGCCTGCTGGCGGACCTGCTGGCGCTCTCCCGCCTGGAGGCCGGCGTCGTCGACCTGGACCCGGTGCCCGTCGGGCTCGCGGCCCTGGTGCACGAGTGCGCCGACCAGCTGCGTGGGTCCGGGCGCCCCGTCCGGGTGGAGGTGGACGTCCCGACCGACCTGACGGTCTGGGTCGACCCGGCACGCGTGCGGCAGCTGCTGGTGAACGTCCTGGACAACGCCGCCCGGCACTCCCCGGAAGGGGCCTCGGTGACGGTGCTCGCCGGTGCCGGTGCCGACATCGCGTCTCAGCAGGTCGCGGCGGGGGCACCGCCGGCCGAGCCGGGGTGGTGGCTGGAGGTCAGGGATCTGGGCCCGGGTGTGCCGCCGGCCGACCGGGAGCGCGTGTTCGAGCGCTTCGGCACCGATCCCGCTGGTGGCGGGACGGGACTCGGACTGGCGATCTCGCGCTGGGTGGCCAGGCTGCACGGCGGCACCCTGCGGTTCCACGAGCCGACGCAGGGGAGGGGCGCGAGGTTGCGGCTGGAGCTCCCGGCGCGTCCGCCCAGTCGTACGGCGCAGGTGCCCGAGGCCCAGCCCCCCAGCCCGTCGTCCCCCGTGACGTCAACCGTTGCCCCTACCTCGTGGCGTCCCGCTGGGTCGACGTCTGGGTCGACGTCTGGGTCGACGGGCGTGCCGGTCTCGGCCCTGGACCAGCTCTTCGGTCGCGTCTGGCCCGAGAACGCCCCCGCCGCGGACCTGCGCCCGGTGGCCGGCGCGCTCGCCGTGGGCGTCCTGGCCGGGGCCCTGATGACCTTCTCCGGGCCGGGCCTGTCGTGGGCCGTGGTGCTGATGCTCGCCGGCGTCTGCGCCTGGCTGTCCTCGCCCGTCAGGACGAGACCGTTCACCCTGACCTGCAGCCTGCTGGCCGCCGGCCTGGTCGCGATGCTGGCCGTCCGGGCGGCGGACGGACTGGCCGTGCTGGGGGTGCTGGCCGCGGCGGGAGTGTTCCTCTCCGGGGTCACCCGAGCGCGGACGTTCCGAGGGTTCCTGCTCTCGGGGATGGCCTGGCCCGCCGCCGGCCTGCGCGGTCTGCCGTGGTTCGGCCGCACCCTGCGCCTCGTCGGCGCGCGCGGTCGCGGACCCGTCCTGGCCCGCACCGTGCTCCTCTCGCTCCTGGGCGCCGCGGTCTTCGGGCTCCTCTTCGCCAGTGCCGACCGGACCTTCGCCCGGTGGATGGACGCGCTGGTCCCGGACGCCGACTTCGACGACGCGGTCGTCCGTGGCTTCGTCACGCTGACGGTCTTCGCGATGACGCTCGCCGCGGCCTACCTCGCGCGCAACCCCGCTCGGGTCGACCCGACGAGCACCGCGGGCCCGGTCGCCAGGTCGCAGTGGGAGTGGCTCGCCCCGCTGCTCGTCGTCGACCTGGTCTTCGCGGTCTTCGTCCTGGCCCAGGCTCGCGTCGTCCTGGGGGGACACGACTACGTACGTCGTACCGCGGGGCTCAGCTACGCCGACTACGCCCACCAGGGCTTCGGCCAGCTCGTCGTGGCGACCGCGCTCACCCTGGTGGTGATCTGGGCCGCGGCCCGCCGCGTCTCCCCGCGTGCCTCCGACCGTCTGCTCTTCCGCGCCGCCGCCGGCCTGCTCGGGGTCCTGGCCCTGGCGGTCGTCGGCGCCGCCGTGTCCCGGATGGCCGTGTACCAGGACGCCTACGGCTTCACCACGCTCCGGCTGGTGGTCACCGTCTTCGAGGCCTGGCTCGGGCTGGTGGTCCTCGCGGTGCTGGTGCTCGGAGTCCTGGGCGTGGCGACCTGGGTGCCCCGACTCGCGCTGCTCACCGGTGCGTCCACGCTGCTCGGCCTGCTGGTGCTCAACCCGGACGCCTGGGTGGCCGGACGCAACATCGACCGCTACCAGGAGAGCGGATGGCTGGACACCGACTACCTGGCACACCTGTCCGACGACGCCGTGCCGGTGCTGGTGGAGCGGCTCCCCGCCGACCTGGCGCGCTGCGTGCTCCTGTTGCACCAGGAGCGAGCGGGGTCGCCGGAGGGGGGAAGGGACGGCGGCGGGTGGCGCTGGGACCCGGCCTGGACCTGGGGCGACGATCGCGCCGAGCGCGCACTCTCCTCGCTGACGGCTGACGGGCAGCCCGATCCCGTGCGCTGTCAGTCGGTCCTGCCGGCACCAGGGCCGTGA
- a CDS encoding phenylalanine--tRNA ligase subunit alpha codes for MSGPNTDYDPVEVTPLKADQVEAMREAALAAIAAAGDLDALKQARLEHAGDRSPLALANREIGALPPQARKEAGQRVGQARGAVAKALAAREAVLEAEHEEQMLVTETVDVTLPTDRRRRGSRHPLTMQSELIADIFVAMGWEIAEGPLVEAEWLNFDALNLGPDHPARTMQDTFWASPADHHVVLRTQTSPVQARTMLTRKPPIYVACPGRVFRTDEYDATHSPMFHQVEGLVVDEGISMAHLKGTLDHFAARLFGEGIGTRFRPSYFPFTEPSAEVDLRCFVCRGENAQECRTCRGEGWIEWGGCGVVNPRVLVACGVDPEVYSGFAFGMGIDRSFMFRHGLEDLRPLFEGDVRFSSAFGTEI; via the coding sequence ATGTCCGGCCCCAACACCGACTACGACCCTGTCGAGGTCACCCCGCTCAAGGCCGACCAGGTCGAGGCGATGCGCGAGGCCGCCCTGGCCGCGATCGCCGCCGCCGGCGACCTCGACGCCCTCAAGCAGGCCAGGCTCGAGCACGCGGGCGACCGCTCGCCGTTGGCCCTGGCCAACCGCGAGATCGGCGCTCTGCCGCCGCAGGCGCGCAAGGAGGCCGGGCAGCGGGTGGGGCAGGCCAGGGGAGCGGTCGCGAAGGCCCTCGCGGCTCGTGAGGCGGTCCTGGAGGCCGAGCACGAGGAGCAGATGCTCGTCACCGAGACGGTCGACGTCACGTTGCCGACGGACCGCCGACGTCGGGGTTCGCGGCACCCGCTGACCATGCAGTCCGAGCTGATCGCCGACATCTTCGTGGCGATGGGCTGGGAGATCGCCGAAGGTCCGCTGGTGGAGGCCGAGTGGCTCAACTTCGACGCCCTCAACCTGGGCCCCGACCACCCGGCCCGCACGATGCAGGACACCTTCTGGGCGAGCCCGGCCGACCACCACGTGGTGCTGCGCACCCAGACGTCGCCGGTGCAGGCGCGCACGATGCTGACCCGCAAGCCGCCGATCTACGTGGCCTGCCCGGGGCGCGTGTTCCGCACCGACGAGTACGACGCCACCCACAGCCCGATGTTCCACCAGGTCGAGGGCCTCGTGGTGGACGAGGGCATCTCCATGGCACACCTCAAGGGCACCCTGGACCACTTCGCCGCGCGGCTCTTCGGTGAGGGGATCGGCACCCGGTTCCGGCCGTCGTACTTCCCGTTCACCGAGCCCTCCGCGGAGGTCGACCTGCGGTGCTTCGTGTGCCGCGGGGAGAACGCCCAGGAGTGCCGCACCTGCCGGGGCGAGGGCTGGATCGAGTGGGGCGGCTGCGGCGTGGTGAACCCGCGCGTGCTCGTGGCCTGCGGGGTCGACCCGGAGGTCTACTCCGGCTTCGCGTTCGGCATGGGCATCGACCGGTCGTTCATGTTCCGCCACGGGCTGGAGGACCTGCGCCCGCTCTTCGAGGGTGACGTGCGCTTCAGCTCCGCCTTCGGCACCGAGATCTGA
- the pheT gene encoding phenylalanine--tRNA ligase subunit beta: MKAPISWIKEYVSVPADVSTEELTHRLTLTGLKLEAIDSPGAQITGPLVVGRVLTMEPEPQKNGKTINWCTVDVGEANGTGEPQGIVCGAHNFAPGDLVVVILPGGVLPGNFAISARKTYGHLSAGMICSARELGLGEEHDGIIVLPADAGEPGQDVRPVLGLDEEVVELEVNPDRAYALSLRGIAREVLVSVDGASDFRDPALRDTPPANDAGYPVVLEDRAGCPVFVARKVTGFDPAAATPTWMVDRLTAAGMRSVSLAVDITNYVMLETGRPIHGYDADKLQGPVVVRRATPGETLRTLDGVQRTLDPEDLVVTDDSGIIGLGGVMGGETTEISESTTSILVESAHWDAVSMFRTGKRHRITSEAGKRNERGVDPTICEAAADRVVELLVELGGASADPGVTVVGEPPAMPVITVAADRAAKVSGMEISEETVVETLRAVGCEVSGSGTLTVVPPPWRPDLVDPQDTTEEVIRLVGYDRVPSVLPTPPAGRGLTRAQQLRRRFSRAAAAEGFVEVVTFPFVGETDFDALGLPADDERRRALVLENPLSNEAPMMTTTLLPGLLKAAGRNVGLGASSFGIYETTTITVPTGGAAPILGVDRRPTAEELAALDEALPAQPQHLGLVAVGDAETGGWWGTGRPVDWADAVDAVRALADSVGLRVTARAVEVAPWHPGRCAELAVDDQVIGHAGELHPKVCAAYGLPRGTVAAEVDLDRLAEHAVHLRTAPVFSTYPLAKEDVALVVDASVPTADVEAALREGAGELLESIRLFDVYTGDPVEAGRRSLAFALRFRAPDRTLKEGESARARDAAVAKAAELTGAVQR, encoded by the coding sequence ATGAAGGCCCCGATCTCATGGATCAAGGAGTACGTCTCGGTCCCGGCGGACGTCTCGACCGAGGAGCTCACCCACCGGCTCACCCTCACCGGCCTGAAGCTGGAGGCGATCGACAGCCCCGGCGCGCAGATCACCGGTCCGCTGGTGGTCGGTCGGGTGCTCACCATGGAGCCCGAGCCGCAGAAGAACGGCAAGACGATCAACTGGTGCACCGTCGACGTGGGCGAGGCCAACGGCACCGGTGAGCCCCAGGGCATCGTCTGCGGGGCGCACAACTTCGCCCCGGGCGACCTGGTGGTCGTGATCCTGCCCGGTGGTGTGCTGCCCGGGAACTTCGCCATCTCCGCGCGCAAGACCTACGGACACCTGTCGGCCGGGATGATCTGCTCGGCCCGAGAGCTCGGGCTGGGGGAGGAGCACGACGGCATCATCGTGCTCCCCGCCGACGCCGGCGAGCCAGGCCAGGACGTACGCCCCGTGCTCGGCCTCGACGAGGAGGTCGTCGAGCTCGAGGTCAACCCGGACCGGGCCTACGCCCTCTCCCTGCGGGGGATCGCGCGCGAGGTCCTCGTCTCCGTCGACGGCGCCTCGGACTTCCGCGACCCCGCGCTGCGGGACACCCCGCCGGCCAACGACGCGGGCTACCCCGTCGTGCTCGAGGACCGTGCGGGCTGCCCGGTCTTCGTCGCCCGCAAGGTGACCGGGTTCGACCCCGCCGCTGCCACGCCCACCTGGATGGTGGACCGGCTGACGGCCGCCGGGATGCGCTCGGTCTCGCTGGCCGTCGACATCACCAACTACGTCATGCTCGAGACCGGTCGACCGATCCACGGCTACGACGCGGACAAGCTCCAGGGACCGGTCGTGGTCCGTCGCGCGACCCCGGGGGAGACGCTGCGCACGCTCGACGGCGTGCAGCGCACCCTGGACCCGGAGGACCTGGTCGTCACCGACGACTCCGGCATCATCGGCCTGGGTGGCGTGATGGGCGGCGAGACCACCGAGATCTCGGAGAGCACCACCTCGATCCTGGTCGAGTCGGCCCACTGGGACGCCGTGTCGATGTTCCGCACCGGCAAGCGGCACCGCATCACCTCCGAGGCCGGCAAGCGCAACGAGCGCGGGGTCGACCCGACGATCTGCGAGGCGGCGGCCGACCGGGTCGTGGAGCTGCTCGTCGAGCTCGGCGGGGCGAGCGCCGACCCTGGCGTCACCGTCGTCGGTGAGCCCCCGGCCATGCCCGTCATCACCGTGGCGGCGGACCGGGCGGCCAAGGTGTCGGGCATGGAGATCTCCGAGGAGACCGTGGTCGAGACGCTGCGAGCCGTCGGCTGCGAGGTCTCCGGGTCCGGGACCCTCACCGTGGTGCCGCCCCCGTGGCGGCCCGACCTGGTCGATCCTCAGGACACCACCGAGGAGGTCATCCGCCTGGTCGGCTACGACCGGGTCCCGTCGGTGCTGCCGACGCCGCCGGCGGGCCGCGGGCTGACCCGTGCCCAGCAGCTGCGCCGCCGGTTCTCCCGCGCCGCCGCGGCCGAGGGCTTCGTGGAGGTGGTGACCTTCCCGTTCGTCGGCGAGACCGACTTCGACGCGCTCGGCCTTCCCGCCGACGACGAGCGCCGCCGGGCGCTGGTGCTGGAGAACCCGCTCAGCAACGAGGCCCCGATGATGACCACCACGCTGCTGCCGGGGCTGCTCAAGGCCGCCGGACGCAACGTGGGGCTGGGAGCCTCGTCCTTCGGGATCTACGAGACCACCACGATCACGGTGCCCACCGGTGGGGCCGCTCCGATCCTCGGGGTCGACCGCCGGCCGACCGCCGAGGAGCTGGCCGCGCTGGACGAGGCGTTGCCCGCCCAGCCCCAGCACCTCGGGCTGGTCGCCGTCGGGGACGCCGAGACCGGCGGCTGGTGGGGCACCGGACGCCCCGTCGACTGGGCCGATGCGGTGGACGCCGTCCGGGCGCTCGCCGACTCCGTGGGTCTGAGGGTCACCGCCCGTGCCGTGGAGGTGGCGCCGTGGCACCCCGGGCGCTGCGCCGAGCTCGCGGTCGACGACCAGGTGATCGGGCATGCGGGCGAGCTGCACCCGAAGGTCTGTGCCGCGTACGGCCTGCCCCGGGGGACCGTGGCGGCGGAGGTCGACCTCGACCGCCTGGCCGAGCACGCCGTCCACCTGCGGACCGCCCCGGTCTTCTCCACCTACCCGCTGGCCAAGGAGGACGTCGCGCTGGTCGTGGACGCGTCCGTGCCGACCGCGGACGTGGAGGCGGCACTGCGCGAGGGCGCCGGCGAGCTGCTGGAGTCGATCAGGCTCTTCGACGTCTACACCGGTGACCCGGTGGAGGCCGGACGCCGTTCGCTGGCGTTCGCGCTCCGCTTCCGGGCGCCCGACCGTACGCTCAAGGAGGGTGAGTCGGCCCGGGCCCGGGACGCCGCGGTGGCGAAGGCCGCGGAGCTGACGGGGGCGGTGCAGCGCTGA
- a CDS encoding alpha/beta hydrolase family protein encodes MRQPRRTMLSTALSLVAGFALLVAPAGPAGAASPYERGPDPSQSSIEARRGPFAVSSTSVSDLSTPGFGSATINYPTSTSQGTYGVVAISPGYTASESTIAWLGPRLASQGFVVITFNTQSRLDQPGARGDQLLAALDYVVRSSSATVRQRVDPNRLAVIGHSMGGGGTLEAAKDRPSLKATVGLTPWNLDKTWPEIRTPSLVIGAENDSVAPVSSHSIPFYGSIPSSTAKAYLELNNASHFAPNSENTTIAANTISWLKLYVDEDARYRQFICPGPRPSTTGEVSDYRNTCAS; translated from the coding sequence ATGAGGCAGCCCAGACGCACCATGCTCAGCACCGCCCTGTCCCTCGTCGCCGGCTTCGCCCTGCTCGTCGCCCCGGCCGGCCCCGCCGGGGCCGCGAGTCCTTACGAGCGCGGCCCAGACCCCTCACAGTCCAGCATCGAGGCGCGGCGCGGTCCCTTCGCCGTCTCCTCGACCTCGGTCTCGGACCTGTCGACGCCGGGCTTCGGCTCCGCGACGATCAACTACCCGACCTCCACCAGCCAGGGCACGTACGGCGTGGTGGCCATTTCTCCGGGCTACACGGCCTCGGAGTCGACCATCGCCTGGCTCGGGCCGAGGCTCGCCTCGCAGGGCTTCGTCGTGATCACCTTCAACACCCAGAGCCGGCTCGACCAGCCGGGGGCGCGGGGCGACCAGCTGCTCGCGGCGCTCGACTACGTGGTGCGCAGCAGCAGCGCCACCGTCCGGCAGCGGGTCGACCCCAACCGGCTGGCGGTGATCGGGCACTCGATGGGCGGCGGCGGCACCCTGGAGGCGGCCAAGGACCGGCCCTCGTTGAAGGCGACCGTCGGGCTGACCCCGTGGAACCTGGACAAGACCTGGCCGGAGATCAGGACGCCCAGCCTGGTCATCGGGGCGGAGAACGACTCCGTCGCCCCGGTCTCCTCGCACTCCATCCCGTTCTACGGCTCCATCCCGTCGAGCACCGCGAAGGCGTACCTGGAGCTCAACAACGCCAGCCACTTCGCGCCGAACTCCGAGAACACCACCATCGCAGCCAACACGATCAGCTGGCTGAAGCTCTACGTGGACGAGGACGCCCGGTACCGGCAGTTCATCTGCCCCGGCCCGCGGCCCTCGACCACGGGTGAGGTGTCGGACTACCGCAACACCTGCGCCTCCTGA
- a CDS encoding SGNH/GDSL hydrolase family protein, with the protein MALTRSVALRAGRRAIAALACLLAAAAGVPSLASAAVETPGPVPVRIAVLGDSITDGSSGDYTWRYFLERHLRAVGSDVDLVGPRDDLFDMESFGRGHAYADPDFDRDHGAEWGDSMAWQFNPVAPVMEEHQPDVLVNAIGSSDLRFWLLSPERVLELVEERVAVARSVDPDIDVVLVQVFAEEDQVPNGRAYNALLGARAAELSTLRSRVVVALADPTYRTSSQTDAADTWDDIHRTPPAR; encoded by the coding sequence ATGGCGTTGACCCGATCCGTGGCCCTGCGTGCCGGCAGGCGCGCCATCGCGGCCCTGGCCTGTCTCCTCGCGGCAGCGGCCGGCGTGCCCTCCCTGGCGTCGGCCGCGGTGGAGACGCCGGGCCCGGTTCCTGTGCGGATCGCCGTTCTCGGAGACTCCATCACGGACGGCTCGTCGGGTGACTACACCTGGCGCTACTTCCTGGAGCGGCACCTGCGGGCGGTCGGCAGCGACGTCGACCTGGTGGGGCCTCGCGACGACCTCTTCGACATGGAGTCCTTCGGCCGGGGCCACGCCTACGCCGATCCCGACTTCGACCGGGACCACGGAGCGGAGTGGGGCGACTCGATGGCCTGGCAGTTCAACCCTGTCGCCCCGGTCATGGAGGAGCACCAGCCAGACGTCCTGGTCAACGCGATCGGCTCGAGCGACCTCCGGTTCTGGCTGCTCTCCCCGGAGCGCGTCCTGGAGCTCGTCGAGGAGCGCGTCGCCGTGGCGCGCTCGGTCGACCCGGACATCGACGTGGTCCTGGTCCAGGTGTTCGCCGAGGAGGACCAGGTGCCGAACGGACGGGCGTACAACGCTCTGCTGGGGGCGCGGGCCGCCGAGCTCTCCACGCTCCGGTCCCGCGTCGTGGTGGCTCTGGCCGACCCGACCTATCGCACCAGCAGCCAGACAGACGCG